A region of Reichenbachiella carrageenanivorans DNA encodes the following proteins:
- a CDS encoding YdeI/OmpD-associated family protein, translated as MEDVIFFSTASEFGKWLDSNHQKLTEQWIGFYKVKSGIPSMTWPESVDQALCYGWIDGLRKSIDESSYKIRFTPRKLRSHWSVVNLEKMKALMAENLVAPAGLAIYEQRDKSNTNQASFERKDVSLSPGYEEVLKKNEEAWNFFEGLSPSVKKASVWWVISAKQEATRQRRLKVLIESSAAREKIPMLRRSGEKG; from the coding sequence ATGGAGGACGTAATCTTTTTTTCAACAGCCAGTGAGTTTGGTAAATGGCTGGACTCAAATCATCAAAAATTGACCGAGCAGTGGATCGGCTTTTATAAAGTCAAGTCGGGAATCCCGTCTATGACATGGCCTGAGTCGGTAGATCAGGCACTATGCTATGGCTGGATAGATGGACTGAGAAAATCTATAGACGAGTCGTCTTATAAAATCCGATTTACACCGAGAAAACTTAGAAGCCATTGGAGTGTGGTGAATTTGGAAAAAATGAAAGCACTCATGGCCGAAAATTTAGTTGCCCCTGCTGGACTAGCTATCTACGAGCAGCGCGACAAAAGCAATACGAATCAGGCTTCTTTTGAGCGAAAAGATGTGAGCCTGAGTCCAGGGTATGAGGAGGTATTAAAGAAAAATGAGGAGGCGTGGAATTTTTTTGAAGGACTGTCGCCCTCTGTAAAAAAGGCATCTGTGTGGTGGGTGATAAGTGCCAAACAAGAAGCAACTAGGCAAAGGCGACTCAAGGTATTGATAGAGTCTTCGGCAGCCAGAGAGAAAATACCTATGTTAAGAAGGAGCGGGGAGAAGGGGTAG
- the bglX gene encoding beta-glucosidase BglX, which produces MKVQTAIVVMAITLTGCGGNMQKKQSTTGPFAAQVDSLMSLMTLEEKAGQLNLYAGSWEFTGPVPKDVNNQQKFENIKSGKVGAMLNVITADGTREAQKLAVENSRLGIPLLFGYDVIHGYKTMMPIPLGQAASWDAGVAKSGAAVAAKEAAASGINWTFAPMMDIARDARWGRMMESPGEDPYLASYMSKAWIEGFQGSDLSDIATIAACAKHFAAYGFAEAGRDYNTVDISMQTLYNMVLPPFKAASEAGVASFMNSFNEIGGVSANGSVLLQRELLKGAWNYQNGFVVSDWGSIGEMITHGYAADTLEAGYKALTAGSDMDMEAHIYENSVEELVSTGQIDENILNDAVRRILTVKYQLGLFEDPYRYCDTKREQTDLLTKEHLNIAREAAKKSIVLLKNENDLLPLAKKGQSIAVIGSLASSKDVPLGSWRAQAVENSAVSVLEGIRNAVADPNDVQYTKGYTLTKSRRAFIYELEFVNGDRSGFKAAIDLAKKVDVVVLAMGEDCWQSGEGRSQTDIGLKGDQMELMNELLKANKNIVVTLMNGRSLAIPELDEQVPAILEVWHLGSEAGNAIADVLFGDYNPSGKLPVSFPRNVGQCPIYYNHKNGGRPVTNPHDAGMVFWSHYTDSPNSPLYPFGYGLSYTSFEYSDLLLSSTEMGNNEQITATIKIKNTGKVAGQETVQFYIRDYVGSVTRPVKELKGFEKITLKPREEKEVKFTISYETLSYYRADLTFGSEPGRFAVMIGGDSQKTLTTDFRLVD; this is translated from the coding sequence ATGAAGGTACAAACAGCAATCGTCGTGATGGCGATCACCTTAACAGGATGTGGAGGAAACATGCAAAAAAAGCAATCAACTACGGGACCTTTTGCCGCGCAAGTAGACAGCTTAATGTCGCTTATGACATTGGAAGAAAAAGCAGGACAACTCAACCTATATGCTGGCAGCTGGGAGTTTACAGGGCCTGTACCCAAAGATGTAAACAATCAACAAAAATTTGAAAACATAAAAAGTGGAAAGGTAGGCGCCATGCTCAATGTGATCACAGCAGATGGTACCAGAGAAGCACAAAAATTAGCCGTAGAAAATAGCCGCTTAGGTATTCCGCTACTTTTTGGCTACGACGTGATACACGGATACAAAACTATGATGCCCATCCCGCTAGGGCAGGCGGCCAGCTGGGATGCCGGTGTAGCCAAATCTGGAGCTGCAGTAGCAGCCAAAGAGGCTGCTGCCTCTGGCATCAACTGGACTTTTGCACCGATGATGGATATTGCTCGCGATGCCCGATGGGGTCGTATGATGGAGAGCCCAGGAGAAGATCCGTATTTGGCTTCTTATATGTCTAAGGCTTGGATCGAAGGTTTTCAAGGCTCAGACTTGTCTGATATAGCCACTATTGCAGCTTGTGCCAAGCATTTTGCTGCCTATGGATTTGCTGAAGCTGGGAGAGATTACAATACTGTGGATATCAGTATGCAAACCTTGTACAACATGGTACTTCCTCCCTTCAAAGCGGCAAGCGAAGCGGGTGTTGCCAGCTTCATGAATTCGTTCAACGAAATAGGAGGTGTATCAGCCAACGGCAGCGTACTACTGCAAAGAGAGCTACTCAAGGGAGCATGGAACTATCAAAATGGTTTTGTAGTATCTGACTGGGGGTCGATCGGCGAAATGATCACCCACGGCTATGCTGCCGACACACTTGAGGCAGGATACAAAGCCCTGACGGCTGGTAGCGATATGGATATGGAAGCTCATATTTATGAAAACTCCGTCGAAGAACTGGTATCTACTGGTCAAATAGACGAAAACATACTCAACGATGCCGTAAGAAGAATTCTCACCGTGAAGTACCAATTGGGGCTATTCGAAGATCCTTACAGATACTGCGATACCAAAAGAGAGCAAACGGATCTACTGACCAAAGAGCATTTGAACATTGCCCGAGAGGCCGCCAAAAAGTCCATCGTCTTATTGAAAAATGAAAATGATTTATTGCCCCTAGCCAAAAAAGGTCAATCCATTGCCGTAATCGGTTCCTTAGCCAGTAGCAAAGATGTGCCGCTAGGTAGCTGGCGTGCTCAAGCAGTAGAAAATAGTGCCGTATCCGTACTAGAAGGCATCCGAAATGCAGTAGCCGACCCGAATGACGTGCAATACACCAAAGGGTACACACTCACCAAAAGCAGAAGAGCATTCATATACGAATTAGAATTCGTGAATGGTGACAGAAGTGGTTTCAAAGCAGCTATAGATTTGGCTAAAAAAGTAGATGTAGTCGTATTGGCTATGGGAGAAGATTGCTGGCAATCGGGTGAAGGCCGTAGTCAAACCGACATTGGTCTAAAGGGCGATCAAATGGAGTTGATGAATGAATTGCTGAAAGCAAACAAAAACATAGTAGTAACACTTATGAACGGTCGGTCACTAGCCATCCCTGAACTTGACGAACAGGTTCCTGCAATACTCGAAGTCTGGCACTTGGGCTCAGAAGCAGGCAATGCCATTGCTGATGTGCTTTTTGGAGACTACAACCCATCAGGCAAATTACCAGTTTCCTTTCCTAGAAATGTAGGACAATGCCCCATCTACTACAACCACAAAAATGGCGGTCGGCCAGTCACTAATCCGCATGATGCGGGTATGGTCTTTTGGTCGCACTACACTGATTCTCCTAATTCTCCACTATATCCTTTTGGCTACGGGTTGAGTTATACTTCATTTGAATACTCAGACTTATTGCTTTCATCTACTGAAATGGGAAATAATGAACAGATTACAGCAACTATAAAAATAAAAAACACAGGAAAAGTAGCAGGTCAGGAAACGGTACAATTCTACATCAGAGACTATGTAGGCAGTGTGACTCGTCCGGTAAAAGAACTGAAAGGTTTTGAAAAAATTACGCTAAAGCCTAGGGAAGAAAAAGAGGTTAAATTTACTATTTCATACGAGACACTCTCCTATTATCGTGCGGATTTGACTTTTGGTTCTGAACCAGGACGATTTGCAGTCATGATAGGTGGTGATTCCCAAAAAACGTTAACGACTGATTTTAGATTAGTCGATTAA
- a CDS encoding Kelch repeat-containing protein, with amino-acid sequence MKNTIKIYLSLIIMALMAGACTDDEEEVVEEGNWIRRSSFEGVGRSGAVSFVSGSKAFVGLGFDGDDYITDFWSYSADDNFWVRVSDFPGVGRTGAVAFAVDGKGYVGTGYDGDGELSDFWEYDLASDSWSQLDDFEGSARYQAIGFAVQGNGYIGTGYDGNYLKDFWKFDTSTKQWEQIISLKGEKRRSGTAFVIGEDVYLGTGTNNGLYEIDFWQFDSDEEDWYELGDIYDEDEEYVVQRQASVSFQINGKGYISTGSYGANTNTTWEYNPSSDTWTEKSAFEGSGRTGAVSFTINGRAFVALGSNGADRFDDIWEFVPDQLLDDED; translated from the coding sequence ATGAAAAACACAATAAAAATCTACTTGTCTCTTATAATTATGGCTCTCATGGCGGGTGCCTGTACCGATGATGAAGAGGAAGTAGTCGAAGAAGGAAATTGGATTAGAAGATCGTCCTTTGAAGGCGTAGGCAGGTCAGGGGCAGTATCTTTTGTCTCAGGAAGCAAAGCGTTTGTCGGTTTGGGTTTTGATGGAGATGATTATATCACTGATTTTTGGTCATATAGTGCAGATGATAATTTTTGGGTGAGAGTAAGTGATTTTCCAGGAGTGGGACGTACAGGGGCTGTGGCCTTTGCCGTTGATGGAAAGGGCTATGTAGGTACGGGCTATGATGGAGACGGAGAACTTTCAGACTTTTGGGAGTATGACCTCGCCAGTGATAGCTGGAGTCAGCTTGATGACTTCGAAGGATCTGCCCGGTATCAGGCCATTGGGTTTGCCGTTCAGGGCAATGGTTATATAGGTACAGGCTATGATGGAAATTATCTCAAAGATTTTTGGAAATTCGATACTTCTACGAAGCAGTGGGAGCAAATCATTAGTTTGAAAGGAGAAAAAAGACGTTCGGGAACGGCATTCGTGATAGGAGAGGATGTCTACCTAGGAACGGGAACCAACAATGGACTGTACGAAATAGATTTTTGGCAATTTGACTCGGATGAGGAAGATTGGTATGAGCTCGGCGATATATATGACGAAGACGAAGAATATGTAGTACAGCGTCAAGCTTCCGTTAGTTTTCAAATCAATGGTAAGGGGTATATTTCTACAGGGTCATATGGAGCTAATACAAACACTACATGGGAGTACAATCCATCTTCAGATACTTGGACTGAAAAAAGTGCATTTGAGGGCTCAGGGAGAACAGGGGCAGTTTCTTTTACTATCAATGGGCGTGCATTCGTAGCATTAGGGAGCAATGGAGCAGATAGGTTCGATGATATTTGGGAATTCGTACCGGATCAACTGCTCGATGATGAGGATTGA
- a CDS encoding DUF4270 domain-containing protein — MKNWLILSVGVCMIACMQEEPEIGSDFFGQTSFEITSWDTLSMKMYTVAYDSLPTSLGARLLIGQVDHSDLGSVSSHSYFQLSPSEGYSISGDHIEFVNAYLTLIYDGYYYGDTLSSLSLEVFEVIEELELDDDNVIYNSETFEIKSDTLGTYEFSPRPYSYDSIHIPLHSTFVSGLFDFLQAEEVATNDFLDLFRGVRISSKSAGAIVGFQPTPRLNINYLDKSESPSIERTLTLSVQSGQIQYNQITGEKATTLFADLDDGVLSTTDSDHRAYVQSGTGLATRIELPYLKTLLSTDETPLLDEVKLELVFENKIPEEVYMLVDGLTLSKVNKNNELLLEYTTIPELVVDLEYKEQRKIVIDIKAFVEEQLDITTPENNDALMIKFSNEIYQNSVDHLILMDQEGDGNSKIILSELKIKE; from the coding sequence ATGAAAAATTGGTTAATACTATCGGTAGGGGTTTGCATGATCGCCTGTATGCAAGAAGAACCTGAAATAGGTTCGGATTTTTTTGGTCAGACATCGTTTGAAATCACCTCTTGGGATACCCTCTCGATGAAAATGTACACCGTTGCGTATGATAGTTTGCCTACCAGCTTGGGTGCACGTCTGCTGATTGGTCAAGTTGATCATTCGGATTTAGGTTCTGTTTCTTCTCATTCATATTTTCAACTAAGCCCCAGTGAAGGGTACAGTATCTCGGGAGATCACATTGAGTTTGTGAATGCCTATCTGACTTTGATTTACGATGGCTATTATTATGGAGACACCCTTTCTTCATTATCCTTGGAGGTATTCGAAGTCATTGAGGAATTAGAACTTGATGATGATAATGTCATTTATAATTCAGAAACATTTGAAATAAAATCTGATACATTGGGGACGTATGAATTTAGCCCTAGACCGTATTCGTACGACTCTATCCATATCCCGCTTCACTCCACTTTTGTCTCGGGTCTATTTGATTTTTTGCAAGCAGAAGAGGTGGCTACCAATGACTTTCTGGACCTCTTTCGAGGGGTTAGAATTTCGTCAAAATCAGCAGGAGCTATTGTAGGTTTTCAACCAACCCCTAGGTTGAATATCAACTATTTGGATAAATCAGAGTCACCTTCAATAGAGCGTACATTGACCCTATCAGTACAATCTGGTCAGATACAGTATAATCAGATTACAGGTGAGAAAGCGACTACGCTTTTTGCGGACTTGGACGATGGAGTTTTGAGTACTACTGATTCGGATCACAGGGCCTATGTTCAATCAGGTACTGGTCTAGCTACTCGCATAGAGCTTCCATACCTCAAAACCTTATTGTCTACAGATGAAACGCCCTTATTGGATGAGGTGAAGTTGGAGTTGGTTTTTGAAAACAAAATTCCAGAGGAGGTATATATGCTGGTCGATGGCCTGACCTTATCAAAGGTGAATAAAAACAACGAATTATTGTTGGAATACACCACCATACCTGAGCTAGTAGTGGATTTGGAGTATAAAGAACAAAGAAAAATAGTGATCGACATAAAAGCATTTGTGGAAGAGCAATTGGACATAACCACCCCCGAAAATAATGATGCACTCATGATCAAATTTTCCAATGAAATATATCAAAACAGTGTGGATCATCTGATTTTGATGGATCAGGAAGGCGACGGAAATAGTAAAATCATATTAAGCGAACTAAAAATTAAAGAGTAA
- the miaE gene encoding tRNA-(ms[2]io[6]A)-hydroxylase, which translates to MAMEQNKTTLGLNLPTDPRWVNIAEKSIDEILIDHAYCEQKAASSGISLIVQYPEYEELVEMLTDLVAEEWSHFERVLEMMNKRGIKLSKMRKDEYVLAISKIVKGGGSREDQLVEKLLLNALIEARSCERFKILHQNIQDEELSKFYFELMVSEAGHYNGFLDMAKRFKPEAQVMKRWSEFLAAEAEILKTLEVRPDRMH; encoded by the coding sequence ATGGCCATGGAGCAAAATAAGACGACTTTAGGATTGAATCTACCCACAGATCCCCGTTGGGTAAACATTGCAGAAAAATCGATCGATGAAATATTGATAGATCATGCCTATTGTGAGCAAAAAGCAGCTTCGTCTGGTATTTCGCTTATCGTTCAGTATCCCGAATACGAAGAGTTGGTAGAGATGCTGACTGATCTGGTGGCAGAGGAGTGGAGCCACTTTGAACGCGTACTAGAGATGATGAATAAGCGTGGCATCAAGCTGTCTAAAATGCGTAAAGACGAATATGTACTAGCTATTTCGAAGATTGTGAAGGGAGGAGGTAGTAGAGAAGATCAATTGGTCGAAAAGCTATTGCTTAATGCCCTTATCGAAGCCCGTAGTTGTGAGCGATTCAAGATCCTGCATCAAAACATACAAGACGAAGAACTCAGTAAGTTCTATTTTGAACTTATGGTGTCTGAGGCAGGCCATTACAATGGCTTTTTGGATATGGCTAAGAGATTTAAGCCAGAGGCTCAGGTCATGAAAAGATGGTCGGAATTTCTGGCTGCAGAGGCAGAGATATTGAAGACCTTAGAGGTGCGCCCTGACCGTATGCATTAA
- a CDS encoding putative porin gives MNRLLVLVLMLFSVPGWGQILDDSTKLVYGPTTSRYMYEGDLLHSDTLYHHIDTSIYNLEHFEFKDQSEVVYQDLGNNGTALRPIYYTGSEVIGRTTGFEAYTPYVKQAADFKYYDSKSPFMELNVGFGGKGRNTVDFNFSRNINAQWNVGFDVHKISSNKLIGSATLRETQISGTGVDAYTFHSSKNSKYHLMFHAYKFEHKATETGGILLPDDPEERDYFQYQNSNVNLRNAVSYDTRTRFHLYQEYSVAEFFEAFMVAERNNVENRYEDYPLSATPNYYDQMLIRTDSTLDASLFNEWKVRAGIKGRAGKRIFYSGYVKRRDIDFNYSYLDSFGHIAENYIGGDITLYVTETNALSGQAEVMDGGQYYFSGKYENNFLKAAYTSSKSLPSFMSERYFGNHYEWTNSFADVLSNTISGSLFYTFPVIRLEPAVKISTVDNYVYFGEDKLPTQNSAVALVNNYSVKADLSLGKHFKLENKVIFNNVSGDGADAIRTPDWNFFGKWYYENIVFNNYMEMQVGFDVRWQSAYYANAYDPITQQFYIQNDFEVPSFWTADLFFVMKAQKLSLWVKVKYLNQKKEEGYFETPFYPATRRMIDLGLRWHFYD, from the coding sequence GTGAATAGATTACTCGTACTTGTTTTAATGCTTTTTTCAGTCCCAGGCTGGGGTCAGATTTTGGATGACTCTACTAAACTGGTGTATGGCCCAACCACTTCTAGGTATATGTATGAAGGTGATCTGCTGCATAGCGATACTTTGTATCATCATATAGACACGAGTATTTATAACCTAGAGCATTTTGAGTTTAAAGACCAATCAGAAGTAGTCTACCAGGATTTAGGCAATAATGGCACGGCGCTTCGCCCCATCTATTATACCGGATCAGAGGTCATCGGCCGTACCACAGGTTTTGAAGCCTACACACCTTATGTGAAGCAAGCAGCAGATTTCAAATATTACGACAGCAAATCTCCCTTTATGGAGTTGAATGTTGGCTTTGGAGGCAAAGGTCGAAATACGGTAGACTTCAACTTTTCCAGAAACATTAATGCCCAATGGAATGTGGGTTTTGATGTACATAAGATATCATCAAACAAACTGATTGGGTCGGCTACGTTGCGCGAAACACAGATTTCAGGTACAGGCGTAGATGCCTATACTTTCCATAGTTCTAAGAATTCAAAATATCATTTGATGTTTCATGCTTATAAATTTGAACATAAGGCGACTGAGACGGGAGGTATTTTGCTGCCAGATGATCCAGAAGAGCGAGATTATTTTCAATATCAAAACTCGAATGTAAACTTGCGTAATGCAGTAAGCTATGATACCAGGACAAGGTTTCATTTATACCAAGAGTATTCAGTGGCAGAATTTTTCGAGGCATTTATGGTGGCAGAGCGAAACAATGTAGAAAACAGATACGAAGACTATCCGCTGTCAGCCACTCCCAATTATTATGATCAAATGTTGATTCGTACGGATTCTACGTTGGATGCTTCACTATTCAACGAATGGAAGGTGAGAGCAGGGATCAAAGGACGTGCAGGTAAGCGAATATTTTACTCGGGCTATGTGAAGCGTCGAGATATAGATTTTAACTACAGTTATCTGGATTCCTTTGGACACATAGCTGAAAACTACATCGGAGGAGATATCACCTTGTATGTCACCGAGACCAATGCACTTAGTGGGCAAGCAGAAGTGATGGATGGAGGGCAGTATTACTTCTCAGGCAAGTATGAAAACAATTTTTTGAAGGCTGCTTACACGTCATCTAAAAGTCTTCCGTCATTTATGTCAGAACGCTATTTTGGTAATCATTATGAATGGACCAATAGTTTCGCAGATGTATTGTCCAATACTATTTCTGGATCGCTCTTTTACACTTTTCCTGTGATTAGGCTAGAGCCTGCAGTGAAGATTTCGACGGTAGACAACTATGTGTATTTTGGAGAGGACAAACTCCCGACTCAAAACTCAGCTGTGGCGCTCGTCAATAACTACTCTGTAAAAGCGGATTTGAGCTTGGGCAAGCATTTCAAACTTGAAAATAAAGTTATCTTCAATAATGTGTCTGGCGATGGCGCAGATGCCATCCGAACGCCTGATTGGAATTTTTTTGGTAAGTGGTATTACGAAAACATTGTATTCAATAATTATATGGAAATGCAGGTCGGTTTTGATGTCAGGTGGCAATCGGCCTATTATGCCAATGCTTACGATCCCATTACACAGCAATTTTATATTCAAAACGATTTTGAAGTTCCTTCTTTTTGGACAGCAGATCTGTTTTTCGTCATGAAGGCACAGAAACTTTCGCTTTGGGTGAAAGTGAAATATTTGAATCAAAAGAAAGAAGAGGGTTACTTTGAAACACCATTTTATCCCGCTACCCGTCGTATGATAGACTTGGGGTTAAGGTGGCATTTTTACGATTGA
- a CDS encoding tetraacyldisaccharide 4'-kinase — translation MISKWKYVWAPWAAINGLRAALRGRLFEMGVWKSVEFEMPIIYVGTLAKDDTLEVSSYICSLLGGVLHIHRYKLTSNEWTKVADAKTMYVTPLFTQESEVKACCTSHKVLGLSEWYQYEPETVAVVMDDEFALNEIRPQLRVLVTSHHRPFYEDVLSPIGHLNEPKSAASRADVVLVLGTPPLTDCHTMETEMRPYLKTDTPIFFINDLNPTSNSFNSKDKIEFIADRHNFERLILNILPNANPDSE, via the coding sequence ATGATTTCGAAATGGAAATATGTGTGGGCACCTTGGGCTGCGATCAATGGACTGCGAGCTGCTTTGCGTGGGCGTTTGTTTGAGATGGGTGTCTGGAAGTCGGTGGAGTTTGAGATGCCCATTATCTATGTAGGTACGCTTGCCAAGGATGATACACTTGAGGTGTCGAGCTATATTTGTAGTCTGCTGGGAGGTGTTTTGCATATACACAGATATAAATTGACCAGCAATGAATGGACTAAGGTAGCCGATGCAAAGACGATGTACGTCACACCACTATTCACCCAAGAGAGTGAAGTAAAAGCATGTTGTACCAGTCATAAAGTATTAGGATTGTCCGAATGGTATCAGTACGAGCCAGAGACTGTCGCTGTAGTGATGGACGATGAGTTTGCTTTGAATGAAATCAGACCGCAGTTGCGCGTGTTGGTGACGAGTCATCATCGCCCATTCTACGAGGATGTTCTTTCGCCTATTGGTCATCTGAACGAACCAAAATCTGCAGCTAGCAGGGCAGATGTGGTGTTGGTTCTTGGTACACCGCCACTTACTGATTGTCATACGATGGAGACAGAAATGCGCCCTTATTTGAAAACCGACACACCTATATTCTTTATTAATGACTTAAACCCAACATCAAATTCATTTAATTCGAAAGATAAAATAGAATTTATAGCAGATCGTCATAACTTTGAGCGCTTGATTTTGAACATCTTGCCAAACGCAAATCCGGATAGTGAATAG
- a CDS encoding Nif3-like dinuclear metal center hexameric protein, producing the protein MKINEIIGALNHWAPPSYQESYDNARLITGSPDQDLTSILISLDCTEEVVQEAIDKKANLIIAHHPIVFKGLKSFTGKNYVERTVIKAIKNDIAIFSIHTNLDSVHTGVNHMICERIGLSNCKTLAPKSGLLTQLVTFVPSTQSSTVLDALYKAGLGQIGNYDECSFQSQGMGSFRPNSQANPAIGKADTRETVEETRIEGIFPSHLKNKIISALKKSHPYEEIAYYLTALDNENQEVGAGMVGELYSPMATGDFFQLLKDKFNLQVIRHTAFHKNEVKKIAVCGGSGSFLLGHALRMGADVFVTADFKYHEFFDAEQKTIIADIGHYESEVFTKELICNFLKEKFANIALNLSEVDTNPIKYF; encoded by the coding sequence ATGAAAATAAATGAAATCATTGGGGCACTCAACCATTGGGCTCCACCATCCTATCAAGAATCTTACGACAATGCACGGCTGATCACTGGCAGTCCAGATCAGGACTTGACTAGCATACTCATCAGTCTAGACTGCACAGAAGAAGTAGTGCAGGAAGCCATCGACAAAAAAGCCAATTTGATCATTGCTCACCACCCAATTGTATTCAAAGGGCTCAAATCCTTTACAGGCAAAAATTACGTGGAACGCACGGTAATCAAAGCCATCAAAAACGACATCGCTATTTTTAGTATTCATACCAATCTGGACAGTGTGCATACAGGTGTCAATCACATGATCTGTGAGCGAATAGGCCTATCCAACTGTAAAACACTAGCTCCAAAAAGCGGATTACTTACCCAGCTGGTTACTTTTGTCCCTTCGACTCAAAGCTCTACTGTACTAGACGCACTATACAAAGCAGGCTTAGGCCAAATAGGCAATTACGACGAATGTAGTTTTCAATCCCAAGGCATGGGCTCTTTCAGACCCAACTCCCAAGCCAACCCTGCAATAGGGAAAGCAGACACAAGAGAAACAGTAGAAGAAACCCGTATTGAAGGCATCTTTCCATCCCATCTCAAAAACAAAATAATAAGTGCACTAAAAAAATCACACCCCTATGAGGAAATAGCGTACTATCTCACTGCCCTTGACAATGAAAACCAAGAGGTAGGTGCAGGCATGGTAGGCGAGCTCTACTCCCCTATGGCTACAGGCGACTTCTTTCAATTGCTCAAGGATAAATTTAACCTACAGGTGATTCGCCATACAGCCTTTCATAAAAATGAAGTGAAAAAAATCGCCGTTTGCGGAGGATCTGGCAGCTTCTTGCTTGGCCATGCACTCCGAATGGGAGCAGATGTATTTGTAACTGCAGATTTTAAGTACCACGAATTTTTCGATGCAGAGCAAAAAACCATCATTGCTGATATCGGGCATTATGAAAGCGAGGTATTTACAAAAGAATTGATTTGCAATTTTTTAAAAGAAAAATTCGCTAATATTGCACTCAATTTATCCGAGGTGGATACAAATCCTATAAAATACTTTTAA
- a CDS encoding zinc ribbon domain-containing protein — protein MESTVAQKLEALTKLQSIDSQLDELIKVRGALPEEVMDLEDEIAGYETRVNNHNSQIEELELAISNNKTAIKDSEKLIQKYEEQQMNVRNNREYDAITKEVELQQLEIQILEKRIKEAYANIEAKNEAIQDTKNALEERQKDLDSKKGELDNITTESQEEEDKLLKGREKAAKSIEERLLLSYNKIRGNVRNGLAVVPVKRDACGGCFNIVPPQKQAEIREKKKLIVCEHCGRVLADVEEVIEEEKKPTRTRRKAAAKK, from the coding sequence ATGGAAAGTACGGTAGCGCAAAAGCTCGAAGCTCTAACAAAATTACAGTCAATAGATTCACAGTTAGACGAATTAATAAAAGTCAGAGGGGCTTTACCTGAGGAAGTGATGGATCTCGAAGATGAGATAGCCGGATATGAAACTAGGGTAAACAATCATAATAGCCAAATCGAAGAATTAGAATTGGCCATTTCTAACAACAAAACTGCCATCAAGGATTCAGAAAAACTGATCCAAAAGTACGAGGAGCAGCAGATGAATGTTAGAAATAACAGAGAGTATGATGCGATCACCAAAGAGGTAGAGTTGCAACAGCTTGAAATTCAGATTCTAGAAAAAAGAATCAAAGAGGCTTATGCCAATATTGAGGCGAAAAACGAAGCCATTCAGGACACTAAAAATGCCCTCGAAGAAAGACAAAAAGACCTTGACAGCAAGAAAGGTGAACTAGATAATATCACTACAGAAAGCCAAGAGGAAGAAGACAAGCTACTCAAAGGAAGAGAAAAAGCGGCTAAGAGCATTGAAGAACGTTTGCTTTTGTCTTATAACAAAATCAGAGGAAACGTAAGAAACGGACTAGCAGTAGTGCCCGTAAAAAGAGATGCTTGTGGCGGATGTTTTAATATCGTGCCTCCTCAGAAGCAAGCTGAGATCAGAGAGAAGAAAAAACTGATCGTATGCGAGCACTGCGGTAGGGTATTGGCAGACGTAGAAGAAGTGATAGAAGAAGAGAAGAAGCCTACTAGAACAAGAAGAAAAGCAGCGGCAAAGAAATAG
- a CDS encoding ArsR/SmtB family transcription factor produces the protein MGLSKTEKFTTHQNELAIMSKALGHPARIAILEYLLKANNCICGDIVGELGLAQATVSQHLKELKNLGIIKGSIEGTSTCYCIDSEKWESISEAFSRFFGQRAACSDACC, from the coding sequence ATGGGACTATCAAAGACTGAAAAATTCACTACACATCAGAATGAACTGGCGATCATGTCAAAGGCACTTGGGCATCCAGCCAGAATTGCTATTTTGGAATATTTGCTCAAGGCTAATAACTGTATCTGTGGGGATATAGTGGGTGAGTTAGGACTGGCGCAGGCTACGGTGTCTCAGCATCTCAAAGAGCTAAAAAACCTTGGCATCATCAAGGGAAGTATAGAGGGTACGAGTACTTGCTACTGTATTGATTCTGAAAAATGGGAGTCGATATCGGAAGCTTTTTCACGATTTTTTGGGCAGCGAGCTGCTTGTTCGGACGCTTGCTGCTAA